The DNA sequence AAAATGCCTATCACCGTTTGCCCTATTTCAAATATTAAAACAGGCCTCTTTAAAACAGCTAGAGAGCATCCACTCAAACGAATGCTCGATGCTGGCCTTTTGGTCTCAATTAATTCGGATGATCCTGTTTTTTTTGGTGGAGAGTTACTGGATAACTACCAAGTTGCGAGTAACGAAGGCGGCCTGTCGCAAGAAGATCTGATCACCTGCGCTAGAAACTCTTTTGTTTCAGCTTTTATTTCCGATGAACGAAAAAACCATTATCTCAAATTGCTAAACGAAGCAATAAAGACAAACTGATTTAAAGAATTATTCTTTTTGTTCTCAGTTGATGCACCATTTTCTTATACTTAAGGAAAAAGAGGAAGTATATGAAAAAATATGGCCTGGTATTTATGATCTGTTCATTTTCCCTGGAGGCGATGAACGTTCCAAAAACAATGATTGGTTTTGCTATCGGAATGCAAACAACGATAGAGAATGAAAGAAAAGAAGAGAGAAAAAATACAAGAACAGACGAAACTTACGAAAAAGAAAGTAGCGCTGTTGTGCCGGTTCCTGTTAATGCATCTGAAAAAGAATCGTTTTTTAGAAAGAATCGAGTTCAAAGACGAATGCGTCATAAACTTTAATGATGATCGACAAATAGCTTATTAGTCGTTAGTATATCGCTACCGATTTTATTAAGAATAATAAATGTTTAGAGATTATATATGCGCTCATTAATTCTAGTTCTTTTGCTTTATTGCCCAAGGATTTTTTCAATGAATAGTCTGGCTTTGCCTCAGTCGCAAAGTCCACAAAACGTACAAGTGCAGACGCAACCAGGAAATACATCGAATACTCAAGGACCAATAGCTTCCACCCCACAACAATCTCCGGCAGATATACAAAATGGTCCTCAGCCTAGCTCAACAAATGCGCCCTATGCTATCCCGCAAGGCAGCCGCTTTTATTTTAATAATTGAATCAGTGAACGGATTCAAAAAATGAGCGTGAAACTTCGTGCTAATTATTCGTCTAGTTTTTTTAATGTTGCGCCAAAACGGTTATTAAATTCTTCTTCGCCCAGTTCTGCTCGCGCGAGAATAATAAGTTGAGGGTCTACATCAGGACGCAAAGCATTCGTGCTGTCCCAACATTTGTTTATAGGAGTCAAGCTGGTATGTTTCGGAACAACTGTTCTATTAGATTTTTTATCGAAATGTTTTGTTGATATAGCGACCGATTCTTTTTGAGATTCGGGCTGATCGTGCATTGCAGACAGCGCTACAGTCCAAACTGATAAAATGAAGACGCTCATTAATTTTCTCATAAATCTATCCTTTTTTAAAAATAGCTCAGTGGTAGAAAAATTATTTTATACCGTACTCACTTAATGTTTTTAAGAGCGCTTGATAACCGCCGCTTTTTGTATCTACATTATTACCCATTGCGTTGATAGCTTCTTTGGCATCTTTAGCTTTAGCTTGTGCGAAATTTTTACGGCCCTCTTTTTCATATACTTTGATTAATCGATTATATGCATATGCTAATCGCTTATTAATAAGTTTAATATCTCTCAATCTTGGTGACTTTTCGGCCATCTTTGTCAGCGTATTGATAATATCATTCAATTCACTAGAATTTGTATTTTTCGAAAAGAGAATAATAGAGGCATTGACGATCTCAATTCTTTCTTTTACAAGCTCTTGCGCTTCATCTAATTCTGGCGTATACGGCGCTTTTGGGGCTTTCAATTCAGCAAGTGTTTGTTGAGCATTTACAATGATCTCTTTTGCCGTTTTTGCATCCATATCGGGGCCCATCTCAGCTAATTTGCCAAGCAGAGCCGCATGCAGATCAATAAGTTCTTGCGCTGAAGTTGGCCAAAATGCATTGAGAGAGATTACCGTTTTTTTATAGCGTGAATAGGGAAAAACTTCTTCCTGAGGAACCATTGCAATGAATTCTTTTGCATCTTGAACTACTTTTTTTTCGTCTTCTTGTCCTGCAGGTGGGTTCACCATTGAGTGGCTTGAATTTGAGAAAACGAATGCCGCCAGGAAAATCATATATTTTACTAAGTTTTTCATGATTCAGCCTTTTTACAATTAATTTAACTTATTCTATGTGTAATTAATTATAATTTTTCTTCCCACCAGTAAGCAAGCATTCCGATAAGAACTATACCGAGGACCGAGCCAAGGAAAACTCCTGGGTATGCATGAAATGCAGCTTGTTGTGCTATCGCTAAAATTGTTATCGTTGCCGTTATGACTGGGATCGAGCTGCGTATATGCCGAACGATCAGGTAATAAAGAACGGCAGTTGCTCCGCCAACCATCAAGCTTGGCAAAAGCCATGTGCCGATTGATTCGATCGATAAACCGTTAATGCAGAAAACAAGTAGTATGATTAAAAAGAATCCTGCAAGAGAACGTTGCTTCCACTGAGCTGTGACTAAATCGGCAAAACGGGTAATAAGTAAAAATACTATCGTGGCTGAAACGTATCCTGTGAACATTGTAAGTGCAAATCCTACTGAAGGGATCAAGGAAGCGGCGTGAGTATAATCTGCCCATAGTGGTTTAAAGATAGGAGCGAGAGCAAATGAAAGTGATCCCATCGCACTTAATATCAAGCCGCAGCAGATGCCAGTAAAAATGGTGATTGATTTTTGCACATGTTTATTGTGCATTTTGGTGGTTGCAAGAGCAGCACCCGCGCCATAATACAATCCTTGTGAAATAATTTGCAGCATAAGCCAACCGACAGACTTGATTGCTTGATGAGAATATGGCTCGCTGGTCTGAAAGCAAGCGATAATTAATGGCCAGATATTTATTGATTGTATCAGAGCTTTGAGCGCAAGGAGCGCAGCAAAAATAAAAAATATCGTTGGTGAAAATGCAAAGCGTCGCCAATTTTTTAAAAGCAAGATCATAAAGAAACTTAACCCAATAAGGGCAAGCAAGCTGCAAATCATGCCGATAATTCTTATTATCGTGGTAGATTGTTTTTCGGCGCGTGTCCATTGTTCAGGGATAAATATAAAACGTTCCGCATTTGAGAATTGATCGCCAGCCAGAGAGATTTTAATGCGCGCTTCACCCTCGTTTAATGAAACATGAGGATCTTTAAACGTAAATACCCAATCTATGCGCTCCGGGCGTTTTTTTGAGACCGCGGATATTTCCTGTAATCCCGAAGGATCAAGATTAAACTCATTTCTAATGATTTCATGCGCTTTTTTTCGTGCAACCGCTTCGCTCAGTGATGCCCCAGGGCGCGCTTCTGGTAAAGCGTGGTCAACTTCTCTTATTTTTCCTGAGCCTTCAAGGAGAATGCCGAACTCTTCGGAACGCTCTGCAATATCTCCTTCAAATTGTGCAAAACGCAATTTCCATGAAGCTGGAGTGATATAAGAGCCAAGTAAATTCGTGTACACTTCTTTTCCATTTTTTTGGATTACAAATCTATCATGCTCATCCGTTTCTCCATGCGTATTGATAAGAGTCTGCCAAGGTGGATTTGAAAGCGAAAATCCGCGGTGCGTTAACATCGCTGATGCGGTGCTCAATGCCTCGGTTTTTCCAACATGCAAAGGTAGATTCTGTTGTTTAAAAGGAGTAAAGAAAAGCCAACCAAAAGCTGCAATAACGCCCGATGCGGCAAGTAAGCGAATTTCTTTGCCAGAAATCCCGCGAGGCAGTTCGTCTTCTGGGATAAAAAATTCATCATCTTTTTGTTTTGGCTCGGGTTGAAGAGATTTATTATAAGCAGTTACTGGTGCTTGAGTAAATGCGCCATTTTTAAGACGAGCATACAAAACGATCAGTAATGGAATCGATGAAATAAGGACAACCAGCGCTTTATTGATGAATGTTCCGGCCCCGGTGGAAATAAAAAGGGGTAAGCCCATCCAGAAAACATCAAAGATAACATGCGATAAAATACTAGGAAGCAAGCCGTAAATGAGATAAATCCCGCCAAAAAGCGAAGATGAAAATATCAGTTCAACAACGCGTGCATATGCGGGTTGTTGCGGATAATTCGCATGTCCTGCACCAAAAATCAACACTTGGATAATAAAACCAAGTGAGATGAAAAGATTTCGTCTTCGAAAGTACGAGCCAAGAAGCGCGGCTCCTGCAAGAGGTATTGCCCGAAAAAGACATTCTTCCATGAATCCTGCCATGAGCGATTGTGAAAGTGCGCTAAACCAGGGAAAATAGGTGGCTAAAATATTTGGATTGAATAATGTTTCAGCGGGAGTCCACCAACCCAGAAAACGAGTAGTGAACGCATATGCTGCAGTAACATAAGCAATATCTGCGCCAATTATAAGATACCCGCCAAGAGTTCTACCTAGTACTTGCAAAGATGAAGCATTTTCAGTGCGCCAAATCGACCATAGTTTTAAGTGATTGCCAAAAGCGTAGCGCGTTAATCCTTCTGCGATTGAAAAAACGAGAGTCAGTGCTCCCGTATACACCAAAAGACTTGCAAAAAGAGCTGTGAAAAGATGAATGAAAAATGAGGTTTTGCTTAAAGCTGTCTCATATTCCATCCAGGCAAGGGGAAGTTCATTGAGCGTGTTAAGGGATTGCAGAAGGGCGACAAGAAAACCAGCAACAAGTGCCGGCTTCCAAAGAAGTGAATGGCGAGCAAGAAGAAAGGCGAGTCCTGCCAAGCACCCGATTCCTAAATAAAGAATGCAGATTAAAAAGAGCGCGCCGAATGCAATAATATTATTGGCTGAACGCATATGCTCATAACGGCGCTTAAAGCTTTCCGGAACTTTAATTTCATATTTAATTTCTGTTAATCGATCGCCACTCATGCCAAGATGAAGCTGAAAAGGGGCGCCATTAACCGAATGCCCAGTGCGATCGTAAACAAACTCATGATCGATTCGTCCACTTGGCCGAATTTCTTGTGAAGATTGCGCGAACGTATACGAACTGAGATCTATCTGCCAATTAAGTGCATTTTCTCGTGCGATTGCTAATGCTTGCTGTGGGGTGAGTGCGGCTCCCGGAGCATCTTCCGGGAGTTTTTCAGAAACACCGTAGAAAGTTCCTTCAGGTGTAAAAAGAATTTCAGTTTCGTGTGCATCAAATTCTTTGAAGTGGCGCACGATCCAATAGTAAGGGCTATACCATTTTTCTTTAATAATTTCATTCAACCTTTGGGTGCCCCCGCCTTCCAGCTCAATAAAGTTTTTTGTCTCTTCATCGGTTCGAAACGCAGCTGCCGCTTGATAATTTTCCGGCCCCCATTGATGAATGTGACCAAGTGCTGCCGCTTTTTCAAGTGCTTGTTCTCGATTCATCGTGATGCGAATGTTGAGAATCGCAAACGCTTTAGGGAAAAAATTATAGGTGAAAAATAAGCCGCTAAAACAAATTGAGCTTAAAGCTATCCAAAATAATGGTGTGCGTGACCAAACACGAATTGAGCTCATAACTTCCTTTTTTTGAGTTACAGAATGATCTATCAGTATAAAAGTATTATAATCAATAGAATAGAAAGATTTTATTTGCGACGTTTATTTTTTTTTATATATCTTCTTTGTTCCAAAAAGACTGTGTTTTTCAGAGAGCGGGCTGCCCGGATTACTTCTGGGTTTTGGGCCAGCAATCCCTTATTGCGCAGCTCTATGCATGCATCATTGAATCTCTTGATTTGCTCTTTGGTGTTTTTTGGCAAAGAGCGGCCGTAAAAATCGATTTTCTGAAGTATAGCTTCTTGCTCCAGCTTCAGGTTTGCAAGATGTTGAATTAAGTGCGAATGGTTTAGAGCAAGCAGAGGAAATCCACTTATGGGTAGAAAGTGAAATGAGAGAATTAGAATTCTTTTTTTTAAAGCATTAACCATTGCACACCAGCGAACCATTTTTTGGGAACTGTTTTTATTATTGATAAACTTCCCAAAGAAGTATATCAAAGTTGACCATAAAAAAGACGCATTTTTGTATTTATTAATTCGAATCCGAAATGTTTCCGGTGATCGCTAGTTTTCCTAACAGGAAACGTGCTCTCAGTTTCTCGCGTTTGCAGTGATTTTTTTGGGCGAATTGCGCAAGGTCTTGTAATTG is a window from the Candidatus Babeliales bacterium genome containing:
- a CDS encoding CPBP family intramembrane glutamic endopeptidase produces the protein MSSIRVWSRTPLFWIALSSICFSGLFFTYNFFPKAFAILNIRITMNREQALEKAAALGHIHQWGPENYQAAAAFRTDEETKNFIELEGGGTQRLNEIIKEKWYSPYYWIVRHFKEFDAHETEILFTPEGTFYGVSEKLPEDAPGAALTPQQALAIARENALNWQIDLSSYTFAQSSQEIRPSGRIDHEFVYDRTGHSVNGAPFQLHLGMSGDRLTEIKYEIKVPESFKRRYEHMRSANNIIAFGALFLICILYLGIGCLAGLAFLLARHSLLWKPALVAGFLVALLQSLNTLNELPLAWMEYETALSKTSFFIHLFTALFASLLVYTGALTLVFSIAEGLTRYAFGNHLKLWSIWRTENASSLQVLGRTLGGYLIIGADIAYVTAAYAFTTRFLGWWTPAETLFNPNILATYFPWFSALSQSLMAGFMEECLFRAIPLAGAALLGSYFRRRNLFISLGFIIQVLIFGAGHANYPQQPAYARVVELIFSSSLFGGIYLIYGLLPSILSHVIFDVFWMGLPLFISTGAGTFINKALVVLISSIPLLIVLYARLKNGAFTQAPVTAYNKSLQPEPKQKDDEFFIPEDELPRGISGKEIRLLAASGVIAAFGWLFFTPFKQQNLPLHVGKTEALSTASAMLTHRGFSLSNPPWQTLINTHGETDEHDRFVIQKNGKEVYTNLLGSYITPASWKLRFAQFEGDIAERSEEFGILLEGSGKIREVDHALPEARPGASLSEAVARKKAHEIIRNEFNLDPSGLQEISAVSKKRPERIDWVFTFKDPHVSLNEGEARIKISLAGDQFSNAERFIFIPEQWTRAEKQSTTIIRIIGMICSLLALIGLSFFMILLLKNWRRFAFSPTIFFIFAALLALKALIQSINIWPLIIACFQTSEPYSHQAIKSVGWLMLQIISQGLYYGAGAALATTKMHNKHVQKSITIFTGICCGLILSAMGSLSFALAPIFKPLWADYTHAASLIPSVGFALTMFTGYVSATIVFLLITRFADLVTAQWKQRSLAGFFLIILLVFCINGLSIESIGTWLLPSLMVGGATAVLYYLIVRHIRSSIPVITATITILAIAQQAAFHAYPGVFLGSVLGIVLIGMLAYWWEEKL